A DNA window from Trichosurus vulpecula isolate mTriVul1 chromosome 2, mTriVul1.pri, whole genome shotgun sequence contains the following coding sequences:
- the CPT1C gene encoding carnitine O-palmitoyltransferase 1, brain isoform produces MGSPLAGSYGLDAMAEARQAATFRLDLDQGSPGRRWWNPALKEVSCAGLRSWRRSLAQCREDVLSGACPAGPSSGLFLLAAIQGSRFMQLDPSLGLVDWIKASLPDWGARWLPGFQGALAATIFAGGLWMALLLTLHVVLRLLLRYQGWLSEPRGNLSLPTRSWLALVRIFSGRRPTLYTYQRSLPCLPLPSAAGTVAKYLESVQPLLSDEDFQVLSSQAQTFLHTEAPRLQILLGLKAWWAANYVSDWWGEYVYLRSRSPLLGNSNFYILDFLSAAPTPLQAARAGNAVYAMMRFREQLGRGNIEPTTLLGMRPLCSAQYRHMFNTTRIPGVSGDQLYHVRNSCSRHVVVLHRGRFFRLWTHGGPGGRLLSPRVLEQQLQHILDDPAPARPLEEHLATLTAAPRALWAQARASLQAGDRSTQSILEVVESAAFFVCLEETPGPSNASPEALLDELARSLLVGTGHSRWLDKSLNLVVFASGRMGLNVEHSWADTPVPSHMWESVLAAECFELGYSADGHCRGTPNPTEGPPERLLWTVPEEVADSIPLALREAQALARDTECHILPFTHFGKGFTRRCRTPGSSFVQLALQLARFRDQGSFCLTYEACVTRSFYEGRTETVRPCTVEACAFVRAMEDPRLTDVQRLALYRVAAEKHWALCRAALTGEGVDRHLFCLYLVSQLLHLPSPFLTQVRAERWKLSTSQSPTQQPQLFDPAGHPDYVCCGGGFGPADDDGYGVSYIFMGESTVTFHISCRVSSPDTDSRRFGQHIQDAMLDVAALFGLGIGPSTRAQPGEVTREDKNSVRAPQGPEQAPSAHRDPEH; encoded by the exons ATGGGCAGCCCCCTTGCTGGTTCCTACGGCCTC GACGCCATGGCCGAGGCCCGCCAGGCAGCGACCTTCCGCTTAGACCTGGACCAGGGGAGTCCCGGGCGGAGGTGGTGGAATCCAGCCTTGAAGGAGGTCAGCTGTGCGGGGCTGCGCTCCTGGAGGCGGAGCCTGGCTCAGTGCAGG GAAGACGTCTTATCTGGAGCTTGCCCGGCTGGCCCGTCCAGCGGCCTCTTCCTCTTGGCTGCCATCCAGGGCTCACGGTTCATGCAGCTGGACCCCTCTTTGGGGCTGGTGGACTGGATCAAGGCCAGCCTCCCAGACTG GGGTGCGCGCTGGCTCCCAGGCTTCCAAGGGGCTCTGGCGGCCACCATCTTCGCCGGGGGCCTCTGGATGGCCCTACTGCTGACCCTGCATGTAGTACTGCGGCTCCTCCTACGCTACCAGGGCTGGTTGAGCGAGCCTCGTGGGAACCTGTCCTTGCCCACACGCTCCTGGCTG GCCCTGGTCAGGATCTTCTCCGGCCGTCGCCCGACACTCTATACATACCAGCGCTCCCTGCCTTGCCTACCCCTGCCCTCTGCAGCAGGCACTGTGGCCAAG TACTTGGAGTCTGTGCAACCACTGCTGTCAGATGAAGATTTCCAGGTCCTGAGCAGCCAGGCCCAGACGTTCCTACACACAGAGGCCCCCCGGCTACAAATTCTTCTGGGCCTCAAGGCCTGGTGGGCAGCCAACTAT GTGAGTGACTGGTGGGGAGAATATGTCTACCTACGGTCCCGAAGCCCTCTACTGGGCAACAGCAACTTCTATATCCTG GATTTCTTGTCCGCGGCCCCCACTCCTCTGCAGGCTGCAAGAGCCGGGAACGCTGTGTACGCCATGATGAGATTCCGGGAGCAGCTTGGCCGCGGGAATATCGAGCCT ACAACGCTGCTGGGGATGCGTCCGCTGTGTTCGGCCCAGTACCGGCACATGTTCAACACAACTCGGATCCCTGGGGTCTCTGGAG ACCAGCTGTATCACGTCAGAAATAGCTGCAGCCGTCACGTGGTTGTCTTGCACCGGGGCCGCTTCTTCCGCTTGTGGACCCATGGGGGTCCTGGGGGCCGCCTGCTGAGCCCCCGGGTACTGGAGCAGCAGCTTCAGCACATCCTGGATGACCCAGCCCCAGCCCGGCCCTTAGAGGAGCACCTGGCCACCCTGACAGCTGCCCCCAG GGCCCTGTGGGCTCAGGCTCGGGCCTCCCTGCAGGCAGGGGACAGGAGCACACAGTCCATCCTGGAGGTGGTGGAAAGTGCTGCCTTCTTTGTTTGCCTGGAGGAGACCCCGGGACCCTCAAATGCATCCCCCGAGGCACTGCTAGATGAGCTAGCACGGTCCTTGCTGGTGGGAACTGGCCACAGCAG GTGGTTGGACAAGTCTCTGAATCTCGTGGTCTTTGCCAGTGGACGCATGGGGCTGAACGTGGAGCATTCCTGGGCTGACACCCCGGTTCCTTCGCACATGTGGGAG tcTGTACTGGCTGCTGAGTGCTTTGAACTCGGCTACTCAGCTGATGGGCATTGCAGAGGGACCCCCAACCCCACAGAGGGACCACCCGAGCGGCTTCTGTGGACAGTGCCTGAGGAG GTGGCCGACTCAATCCCCCTGGCTCTGCGGGAGGCCCAGGCCTTGGCTAGAGACACTGAGTGCCACATCCTCCCATTTACCCACTTTGGGAAAGGATTTACCCGGCGCTGTCGTACCCCGGGAAGCAGCTTTGTACAGCTGGCCCTGCAGTTGGCCAGATTTCGG GACCAAGGCAGCTTCTGTCTGACCTATGAGGCGTGCGTGACGAGATCGTTTTATGAGGGCCGCACAGAGACTGTGCGGCCGTGCACGGTGGAAGCCTGTGCCTTTGTCAGAGCCATGGAGGACCCGAGGCTGACG GATGTCCAGCGCCTAGCTCTCTACCGAGTGGCAGCGGAGAAGCACTGGGCGCTGTGTCGGGCAGCCCTGACTGGTGAGGGCGTTGATCGGCACCTCTTCTGCCTCTACCTCGTCTCTCAGCTTCTCCATCTCCCATCCCCATTCTTGACCCAG GTTCGGGCAGAGCGATGGAAACTCTCCACCAGCCAGAGCCCGACACAGCAGCCACAACTGTTTGATCCAGCTGGTCATCCAGATTATGTTTGCTGCGGGGGTGGTTTTGGGCCT GCAGATGACGATGGCTATGGTGTGTCTTACATCTTCATGGGGGAGAGCACGGTCACCTTCCACATCTCCTGCAGGGTCTCCAGCCCTGACACG GATTCCCGGCGGTTTGGGCAGCACATCCAGGATGCAATGCTTGATGTGGCTGCACTGTTTGGCCTAGGCATTGGGCCCAGCACAAGGGCCCAGCCAGGTGAGGTGACCAGGGAGGACAAGAACTCTGTGAGAGCCCCCCAAGGGCCTGAGCAGGCACCCTCAGCTCACAGAGATCCAGAGCACTGA
- the PRMT1 gene encoding protein arginine N-methyltransferase 1 isoform X2, translating to MTSKDYYFDSYAHFGIHEEMLKDEVRTLTYRNSMFHNRHLFKDKVVLDVGSGTGILCMFAAKAGARKVIGIECSSISDYAVKIVKANKLDHVVTIIKGKVEEVELPVDKVDVIISEWMGYCLFYESMLNTVLHARDKWLAPDGLIFPDRATLYVTAIEDRQYKDYKIHWWENVYGFDMSCIKDVAIKEPLVDVVDPKQLVTNACLIKEVDIYTVRVDDLTFTSPFCLQVKRNDYVHALVAYFNIEFTRCHKRTGFSTSPESPYTHWKQTVFYMEDYLTVKTGEEIFGTIGMRPNAKNNRDLDFTIDLDFKGQLCELSCSTDYRMR from the exons ATGACGTCCAAGGATTATTACTTTGACTCCTACGCTCACTTTGGCATCCATGAG GAGATGCTCAAGGATGAGGTGCGGACGCTCACTTACCGCAATTCTATGTTCCACAACCGACACCTGTTCAAGGACAAGGTAGTGCTGGATGTTGGCTCGGGCACTGGCATCCTCTGCATGTTTGCGGCCAAGGCTGGGGCCCGGAAGGTCATTGGG ATTGAGTGCTCTAGCATCTCTGACTACGCTGTCAAGATCGTCAAGGCCAACAAACTTGACCACG TGGTGACCATCATCAAAGGCAAGGTAGAGGAGGTGGAGCTGCCTGTGGACAAGGTGGATGTGATCATCAGTGAGTGGATGGGTTACTGCCTCTTCTATGAATCCATGCTCAACACTGTCTTACATGCCCGAGACAAGTGGCTG GCTCCCGATGGCCTCATTTTCCCTGACCGGGCAACACTATATGTGACCGCCATTGAGGACCGGCAGTATAAAGACTACAAGATTCACT GGTGGGAGAACGTCTACGGCTTTGACATGTCCTGTATTAAGGATGTGGCCATCAAGGAGCCTCTTGTCGATGTGGTTGACCCCAAGCAGCTGGTGACCAATGCCTGCCTCATCAAG GAGGTGGACATCTACACGGTGCGCGTGGATGACCTGACCTTCACCTCCCCTTTCTGTCTGCAAGTGAAGAGGAATGATTATGTCCACGCCCTGGTCGCCTACTTCAACATTGAGTTCACCCGCTGCCATAAGCGCACAGGCTTCTCCACAA GCCCCGAGTCCCCTTACACGCACTGGAAGCAAACTGTCTTCTACATGGAGGATTACCTCACAGTGAAGACAGGCGAGGAGATCTTTGGCACCATTGGCATGCGGCCCAATGCCAAGAACAAT cGAGACCTTGACTTTACCATCGACTTGGACTTCAAAGGCCAGTTGTGTGAGCTGTCCTGCTCCACTGACTACCGGATGCGCTGA
- the PRMT1 gene encoding protein arginine N-methyltransferase 1 isoform X1 encodes MAAAAEATNCIMESFVATLANGMSLQPPLEEVSCAQPESSEKPNAEDMTSKDYYFDSYAHFGIHEEMLKDEVRTLTYRNSMFHNRHLFKDKVVLDVGSGTGILCMFAAKAGARKVIGIECSSISDYAVKIVKANKLDHVVTIIKGKVEEVELPVDKVDVIISEWMGYCLFYESMLNTVLHARDKWLAPDGLIFPDRATLYVTAIEDRQYKDYKIHWWENVYGFDMSCIKDVAIKEPLVDVVDPKQLVTNACLIKEVDIYTVRVDDLTFTSPFCLQVKRNDYVHALVAYFNIEFTRCHKRTGFSTSPESPYTHWKQTVFYMEDYLTVKTGEEIFGTIGMRPNAKNNRDLDFTIDLDFKGQLCELSCSTDYRMR; translated from the exons ATGGCGGCGGCAGCCGAGGCCACGAACTGCATCATGGAG AGTTTTGTGGCCACCTTGGCTAATGGGATGAGCCtccagcctccacttgaagaa GTGTCCTGCGCACAGCCCGAGAGCAGTGAGAAGCCCAATGCTGAGGACATGACGTCCAAGGATTATTACTTTGACTCCTACGCTCACTTTGGCATCCATGAG GAGATGCTCAAGGATGAGGTGCGGACGCTCACTTACCGCAATTCTATGTTCCACAACCGACACCTGTTCAAGGACAAGGTAGTGCTGGATGTTGGCTCGGGCACTGGCATCCTCTGCATGTTTGCGGCCAAGGCTGGGGCCCGGAAGGTCATTGGG ATTGAGTGCTCTAGCATCTCTGACTACGCTGTCAAGATCGTCAAGGCCAACAAACTTGACCACG TGGTGACCATCATCAAAGGCAAGGTAGAGGAGGTGGAGCTGCCTGTGGACAAGGTGGATGTGATCATCAGTGAGTGGATGGGTTACTGCCTCTTCTATGAATCCATGCTCAACACTGTCTTACATGCCCGAGACAAGTGGCTG GCTCCCGATGGCCTCATTTTCCCTGACCGGGCAACACTATATGTGACCGCCATTGAGGACCGGCAGTATAAAGACTACAAGATTCACT GGTGGGAGAACGTCTACGGCTTTGACATGTCCTGTATTAAGGATGTGGCCATCAAGGAGCCTCTTGTCGATGTGGTTGACCCCAAGCAGCTGGTGACCAATGCCTGCCTCATCAAG GAGGTGGACATCTACACGGTGCGCGTGGATGACCTGACCTTCACCTCCCCTTTCTGTCTGCAAGTGAAGAGGAATGATTATGTCCACGCCCTGGTCGCCTACTTCAACATTGAGTTCACCCGCTGCCATAAGCGCACAGGCTTCTCCACAA GCCCCGAGTCCCCTTACACGCACTGGAAGCAAACTGTCTTCTACATGGAGGATTACCTCACAGTGAAGACAGGCGAGGAGATCTTTGGCACCATTGGCATGCGGCCCAATGCCAAGAACAAT cGAGACCTTGACTTTACCATCGACTTGGACTTCAAAGGCCAGTTGTGTGAGCTGTCCTGCTCCACTGACTACCGGATGCGCTGA